A region of Thermococcus barossii DNA encodes the following proteins:
- a CDS encoding tRNA (N(6)-L-threonylcarbamoyladenosine(37)-C(2))-methylthiotransferase, with translation MVRVHVETYGCTRNKADAEIMEAILLRAGYELVETPESADYVVVNTCAVKDPTEKHMRERIKELLDTGKRVIVTGCLPHVNPDAIDSRVSGILGVKSIDRIAEAISVAESGGKLVSVEGWRERSIDKLELPRLWKSGVAFVVPISEGCLNACTYCATRFARGVLKSYKPELVVRWVKEALARGYKEIQLSSEDTGCYGFDIGTNLAKLLDEITAIEGDFRVRVGMMNPNHAIKFLDELVEAYRDEKIYKFLHLPVQSGDDEILRKMGRTYTVEEFEEIVRTFRRRIPHLNLNTDIIVGFPGETDEAFENTVGLVKRVRPDKINVSRYSPRPGTIAARWKQLPGWRIKERSRLLHRLRLQIAYEINSAYLGKTVKVLVHGEGKKGGTEGRTFNYKEIILDSGEPGEFVRVKVGWAGSTYLKGSVLS, from the coding sequence ATGGTTAGGGTTCACGTCGAGACATACGGCTGCACGAGGAACAAAGCGGACGCCGAGATAATGGAGGCAATCCTCCTTAGAGCTGGCTATGAGCTGGTGGAGACCCCAGAAAGTGCTGACTACGTTGTTGTGAACACCTGCGCGGTTAAAGACCCCACCGAGAAGCACATGCGCGAGCGCATAAAGGAGCTCCTTGATACCGGCAAGAGGGTAATCGTCACCGGCTGTCTTCCCCACGTCAATCCCGACGCGATTGACTCCCGCGTTTCTGGAATCCTCGGCGTCAAGAGCATAGACAGGATAGCTGAGGCGATAAGCGTCGCCGAGAGCGGCGGAAAGCTGGTGAGTGTGGAAGGCTGGCGCGAGAGGAGCATAGACAAGCTCGAACTCCCAAGGCTCTGGAAGAGTGGCGTCGCCTTCGTCGTCCCGATAAGCGAGGGCTGCCTCAACGCCTGCACCTACTGTGCCACGCGCTTCGCCAGGGGAGTTCTGAAGAGCTACAAACCGGAGCTCGTCGTCAGGTGGGTCAAGGAGGCCCTCGCCAGGGGATACAAGGAGATACAGCTGTCGAGCGAGGATACAGGCTGCTACGGCTTCGACATCGGGACGAACTTGGCCAAGTTACTCGACGAGATAACGGCCATCGAGGGCGATTTCAGGGTCAGGGTCGGCATGATGAACCCGAACCATGCAATAAAGTTCCTCGACGAGCTGGTGGAGGCTTATCGGGACGAAAAAATCTATAAGTTCCTCCACCTTCCGGTTCAGAGCGGCGACGATGAGATTCTCAGAAAGATGGGCAGAACGTACACCGTGGAGGAGTTCGAGGAGATAGTGCGGACCTTCAGGAGGAGAATTCCCCACTTGAACCTCAACACGGATATCATCGTCGGCTTCCCCGGGGAGACTGATGAGGCCTTCGAGAACACTGTCGGGCTGGTAAAGAGGGTCAGGCCAGATAAAATAAACGTTTCGCGCTATTCTCCCAGGCCGGGAACGATAGCGGCCAGGTGGAAGCAGCTCCCCGGCTGGAGGATAAAGGAGCGCTCCCGCCTGCTCCATCGCCTGAGGCTCCAGATAGCGTACGAGATAAACAGTGCCTACCTCGGGAAAACAGTTAAGGTTCTCGTCCACGGCGAGGGCAAGAAAGGTGGGACCGAGGGCAGGACATTCAACTACAAGGAGATAATCCTCGACTCTGGCGAGCCCGGCGAATTCGTGCGGGTCAAGGTTGGGTGGGCAGGCTCGACGTATCTCAAAGGATCCGTTCTTTCATAG
- a CDS encoding cation:proton antiporter, with protein MIAPEFFYAAIIVMIGAFLALLRVFFGPSVPDRVVGVDTLNTLIVAGMVLLGAAYDRTIYIDIAIVYALLSYVGTLAIAKYLQGGLE; from the coding sequence ATGATAGCACCGGAGTTCTTCTATGCCGCAATCATAGTCATGATCGGCGCGTTCCTGGCGCTGCTCAGGGTGTTCTTCGGACCGAGCGTGCCGGATAGAGTCGTGGGAGTTGACACCCTAAACACGCTCATCGTTGCCGGAATGGTTCTCCTCGGAGCGGCCTACGACAGGACGATATACATCGACATAGCGATAGTTTACGCCCTTTTGAGCTACGTGGGAACCCTGGCCATAGCGAAGTACCTCCAGGGGGGATTGGAATGA
- a CDS encoding signal peptidase I — MSKRRIDVLSIASYILLFFVALVVVLHFVFGFQYVVILTDSMEPNINPNDLVITVPVSPEELHVGDVVLYRVEIGNTTYRIIHRIVGMRPDSSGRFYYITKGDNRNYTDPWQVYPEQVIGRVVFVIPKIGVVWYYTPLIVFGLFLIVIASLAYDLAWLLLEEEPVRPKSRKADLLVLRRKKIKVYHYRR; from the coding sequence ATGTCAAAGCGTCGCATCGACGTCCTTTCAATCGCCTCTTACATCCTCCTGTTCTTCGTTGCGTTAGTTGTGGTTCTCCACTTCGTCTTCGGCTTCCAGTACGTCGTCATTCTGACCGACTCGATGGAGCCGAACATCAACCCCAACGACCTGGTAATCACGGTGCCTGTTTCCCCAGAGGAGCTTCACGTGGGGGACGTTGTTCTCTACCGTGTGGAGATAGGTAACACGACCTACAGGATAATCCACCGCATTGTGGGCATGAGGCCTGATTCCAGCGGCAGGTTCTACTACATCACCAAAGGAGACAACAGGAACTACACCGACCCCTGGCAGGTTTATCCTGAGCAGGTTATCGGGCGGGTGGTTTTTGTCATCCCCAAAATCGGCGTCGTCTGGTACTACACCCCGCTCATCGTCTTCGGTCTCTTCCTCATAGTTATAGCTTCCCTCGCCTACGACCTGGCCTGGCTCCTGCTTGAGGAGGAACCTGTACGTCCGAAGTCCAGAAAGGCCGACCTCCTCGTTCTGAGGAGGAAGAAAATAAAGGTTTACCATTACCGGCGCTAA
- a CDS encoding DUF2341 domain-containing protein, giving the protein MPRHPIVGKLKIMGLVFILVFALALVPAFSVPSIELNVQPIGSCTAEKYYIDVNVTNLEGSDLVNYTFNITIPASRVLFYPSLTYGNVYVVDGDGNPLYYWVMRRTRKVLTVFFRVPYLPANGWRVVRIYYGSDNPYRRYRKPKKLFVYFEPFNRLGTYEHVDTGIFLNSQVFGDGELSVSRGKLKVNSTISTWIFSEAKEARLTTLVVDDEYRIVFKFRRASNSQGAESYPFYMFIHAKVGRNGHRYDYIGIHEDQNSKFHFEFGNDNTGTYESSSRAGKQYYLGEIFVSPSNSTGRVEKFSSGALIDSYVFETRNRFRNREISVGFGQANADFFATVNLLAYIDWVYIVRHADYSAEVIGMGAECSFN; this is encoded by the coding sequence ATGCCACGCCACCCCATCGTCGGCAAACTCAAAATCATGGGTCTGGTTTTCATCCTGGTGTTCGCCTTAGCCCTGGTGCCGGCGTTTTCGGTGCCATCCATCGAGCTGAACGTTCAGCCCATAGGTTCCTGCACCGCTGAGAAATACTACATCGACGTCAACGTGACGAACCTTGAGGGCTCTGACCTCGTCAACTACACCTTTAACATTACCATACCCGCCAGCAGGGTTCTCTTCTATCCCAGCCTCACCTACGGCAACGTTTACGTCGTGGACGGGGACGGGAATCCGCTCTACTACTGGGTGATGAGGAGAACCCGGAAGGTGCTCACGGTCTTCTTCAGGGTTCCCTATCTCCCGGCCAACGGCTGGAGGGTTGTGAGGATATACTATGGCTCTGACAATCCTTACCGACGTTACAGAAAGCCGAAAAAGCTGTTCGTTTACTTTGAGCCTTTCAACCGACTCGGAACTTACGAGCACGTGGACACAGGAATATTCCTGAATTCCCAGGTCTTTGGAGACGGTGAGCTCAGCGTCTCAAGGGGTAAGCTGAAGGTGAACTCCACCATATCGACATGGATTTTCTCGGAGGCCAAAGAAGCCCGGTTGACTACCCTTGTGGTTGATGATGAATATCGGATAGTTTTCAAGTTCAGAAGGGCATCCAACTCCCAAGGTGCCGAGAGCTACCCCTTCTACATGTTCATCCATGCGAAAGTAGGAAGGAACGGACACAGATACGACTACATAGGAATTCACGAGGATCAGAACTCCAAGTTCCATTTTGAGTTTGGAAACGACAACACTGGCACGTATGAATCCAGTTCCAGGGCGGGGAAGCAGTATTACCTGGGTGAAATATTTGTTTCCCCATCAAACAGCACAGGGAGGGTCGAGAAGTTTTCCAGCGGTGCCTTGATAGACTCTTACGTCTTCGAAACCAGAAACCGCTTCAGAAACAGGGAGATTTCCGTCGGCTTTGGTCAGGCTAACGCGGATTTCTTTGCCACCGTCAACCTTTTAGCCTACATAGACTGGGTTTACATAGTGCGTCACGCCGATTACAGTGCCGAAGTGATTGGGATGGGCGCCGAATGCAGCTTTAATTAG
- a CDS encoding monovalent cation/H+ antiporter subunit E codes for MSFIAVFIWSFVLWLVLTAGSKGLLWSPEELIAGLIFSGVIALTTRNITGERAGRFLNPAKWVGFIVYAIGPLFWGMVKANLDVAYRVITGRIKPGIVRVPVDLENDAQYTILSNSITLTPGTLTIDACPEEKALYVHWINVTEKEPKSSEVIAGSFEKWARRLGR; via the coding sequence ATGAGTTTCATCGCTGTATTCATTTGGTCATTCGTGCTCTGGTTAGTACTCACTGCGGGCAGTAAGGGATTACTCTGGAGCCCGGAAGAACTCATCGCGGGACTGATATTCTCAGGAGTAATAGCGTTAACAACCAGGAACATTACAGGCGAGAGGGCAGGCCGCTTCCTGAACCCTGCGAAGTGGGTGGGTTTCATCGTATACGCCATCGGCCCCCTCTTCTGGGGCATGGTCAAGGCCAACCTAGACGTCGCCTACCGCGTCATAACGGGCAGGATAAAGCCCGGAATAGTCCGCGTTCCTGTCGATCTGGAGAACGACGCCCAGTACACCATCCTCAGCAACTCAATAACCCTAACCCCCGGAACGCTCACGATAGACGCCTGCCCGGAGGAGAAGGCCCTCTACGTCCACTGGATAAACGTTACCGAGAAGGAGCCGAAAAGCTCGGAAGTGATAGCGGGCTCGTTTGAAAAATGGGCGAGGAGGCTGGGAAGATGA
- the mnhG gene encoding monovalent cation/H(+) antiporter subunit G — MSAIIYVIYAFLAINITFNLLGSFSLHRFPDVYTRLHGATKCTTFGTIFAVLAVVVHALNQLHITGDPKYLQMALHSIVALVALLLTNPTGAHAIAKAAHLSGYKPAKAVIDAYENKLRGGAE, encoded by the coding sequence ATGAGCGCGATCATCTACGTCATCTACGCATTCCTTGCGATAAACATCACGTTCAACCTGCTGGGCAGCTTCTCGCTCCACAGGTTCCCCGATGTCTACACCAGACTCCACGGGGCGACCAAGTGCACGACCTTCGGAACGATATTCGCGGTTCTGGCGGTGGTGGTACACGCGCTCAACCAGCTACACATCACCGGCGATCCCAAGTACCTCCAGATGGCATTGCACAGCATCGTTGCGCTCGTGGCGCTCCTCCTCACGAACCCGACCGGAGCGCACGCAATAGCCAAGGCGGCCCATCTGAGCGGCTATAAGCCAGCCAAGGCGGTCATAGATGCCTATGAAAACAAGCTCAGGGGTGGTGCAGAATGA
- a CDS encoding TRAM domain-containing protein → MYGDGFGGGYEAPVKVGERYRVRIESLGKGGDGIAKIKGFVIFVPNTQVGDEVEIVINSVKRKFAFAEVI, encoded by the coding sequence ATGTATGGAGATGGATTTGGCGGTGGCTACGAAGCCCCTGTTAAGGTTGGAGAAAGGTATAGAGTTAGGATCGAGAGCCTTGGAAAGGGTGGCGATGGTATCGCCAAGATAAAGGGCTTCGTTATCTTCGTCCCGAACACTCAGGTCGGCGACGAGGTCGAGATCGTCATTAACTCGGTCAAGAGGAAGTTCGCTTTCGCGGAAGTCATCTGA
- a CDS encoding DUF4040 domain-containing protein gives MNVLSVDMAIQFGILMGVLVAAYITITMRDLLSAAIASAAMSLLLSLEFYMLHAPDVAIAEAAVGAGVVTAIVVYGIAKTERWEREGP, from the coding sequence ATGAACGTTCTCTCGGTGGACATGGCCATACAGTTCGGAATACTCATGGGTGTGCTTGTGGCGGCCTACATCACGATAACCATGAGGGACCTGCTCAGTGCGGCGATAGCATCGGCGGCGATGAGCCTGCTCCTCAGCCTTGAGTTCTACATGCTCCATGCGCCGGACGTGGCGATAGCCGAGGCCGCCGTCGGAGCCGGTGTCGTTACAGCCATAGTTGTGTATGGAATAGCCAAAACGGAGAGATGGGAGCGTGA